In a genomic window of Rubeoparvulum massiliense:
- the serS gene encoding serine--tRNA ligase: MLDVKRLRRDFTEIRKRLVNRGEDLSALDQFTEKDEVWRKLVQEVEQLKSKRNQVSEEVSRRKRNQEDATALIEEMREVGDQIKEYDEQIRQLDEEIELILLSIPNIPHESVPNGASEDDNIPVRFWGEKPTFNFEPKPHWEIADQLDILDFEAAGKVTGSRFVFYKGLGARLERACINFMLDLHTENHGYKEMLPPYMVNRQSMTGTGQLPKFEEDAFKVADTDYFLIPTAEVPVTNYHRDEILSNDQLPIKYAAFSGCFRSEAGSAGRDTRGLIRQHQFNKVELVKFVRPEDSYDELEKLVNDAERVLQLLGLPYRVMSMCTADLGFTAAKKYDLEVWLPSYNTYREISSCSNFEDFQARRAGIRFRRAPKDKPEFVHTINGSGLAIGRTVAAIIENYQQEDGSILIPEVLRPYMGGKDQIK; the protein is encoded by the coding sequence ATGTTAGATGTAAAACGATTACGTCGTGATTTTACTGAGATTAGAAAACGTTTGGTCAATCGAGGTGAGGATTTAAGCGCCCTGGATCAATTTACGGAAAAAGATGAGGTATGGCGGAAGCTCGTACAAGAAGTTGAACAGCTAAAAAGCAAACGCAATCAAGTCTCGGAAGAGGTTTCTCGTCGCAAACGGAACCAAGAGGACGCCACAGCATTGATTGAAGAAATGCGTGAAGTAGGGGACCAAATCAAGGAATATGATGAGCAGATTCGTCAACTGGATGAAGAGATTGAATTGATTCTCCTATCCATCCCTAATATCCCTCATGAATCGGTACCCAATGGAGCATCAGAGGATGATAATATTCCTGTACGTTTTTGGGGAGAAAAGCCTACCTTTAACTTTGAACCAAAACCCCATTGGGAAATTGCGGATCAATTAGATATTCTAGATTTTGAAGCAGCTGGTAAGGTGACAGGTAGCCGATTCGTTTTTTATAAAGGCTTGGGTGCAAGATTGGAGCGAGCTTGTATTAACTTTATGCTTGACCTACACACGGAGAACCATGGTTACAAAGAGATGCTACCTCCTTACATGGTAAATCGTCAAAGTATGACTGGAACAGGCCAATTGCCCAAATTTGAAGAGGATGCATTTAAGGTAGCAGATACAGATTATTTCTTAATCCCAACTGCAGAAGTCCCCGTTACCAATTACCATCGGGATGAGATTCTAAGCAATGATCAGTTGCCCATAAAATATGCTGCCTTCAGCGGTTGCTTCCGTTCAGAAGCAGGTTCAGCCGGCCGTGATACACGTGGGCTCATTCGTCAGCATCAGTTTAATAAAGTGGAACTTGTTAAATTTGTGCGACCTGAAGATTCCTATGATGAGTTAGAAAAATTGGTTAATGATGCTGAACGTGTACTTCAGTTATTGGGTCTACCATATCGTGTGATGAGTATGTGTACAGCTGATTTAGGATTTACAGCTGCGAAGAAATATGATCTAGAGGTATGGCTACCAAGCTATAATACCTATCGTGAGATTTCTAGCTGTAGTAATTTCGAGGACTTCCAAGCTCGGCGCGCCGGAATTCGTTTTCGTCGAGCACCCAAGGATAAGCCAGAATTTGTGCATACAATCAATGGCTCTGGTCTTGCTATTGGCCGTACAGTGGCAGCAATTATTGAGAACTATCAGCAAGAGGATGGCTCAATTCTCATTCCAGAAGTGCTACGTCCCTATATGGGTGGCAAAGACCAAATCAAATAG
- the argF gene encoding ornithine carbamoyltransferase, translating into MTRGIQSRSFLTLQDFTPSEITLLLTTAKQFKQMKMLGIPHRQLEGKNIALIFEKPSTRTRTAFTVACVDLGAHPEYLGKDDIQFGKKESVEDTAKVLGRMFDGIQFRGFSHETVELLAEHAGVPVWNGLTDRCHPTQVLADFLTIEEQLGKLKGVKLVYVGDGRNNVANSLLIGSAKMGLHFTIASPSSLFPEQALVEYAQEVARENQGSIIITDDVKKAVHGADAIYTDVWVSMGEEDLFAERIQLLQPYQVNGELMEATANPYTIFLHCLPAFHDLNTDVGKKIFDQFGLTEMEVTDEVFRSKHSVVFDEAENRMHTIKAVMALTLGR; encoded by the coding sequence ATGACTAGAGGAATACAATCTCGTAGCTTTTTGACCCTTCAGGACTTTACGCCAAGTGAAATTACCTTACTATTAACAACTGCCAAGCAATTCAAACAAATGAAGATGCTCGGTATTCCTCATCGTCAGTTAGAGGGTAAGAATATTGCATTAATCTTCGAAAAGCCTTCCACACGTACCAGAACAGCCTTTACTGTTGCATGTGTGGATTTAGGGGCTCATCCTGAATATCTAGGCAAGGATGATATTCAATTTGGTAAAAAAGAATCTGTGGAGGATACTGCTAAGGTATTGGGTAGGATGTTTGATGGAATTCAATTTCGTGGTTTTTCCCACGAAACCGTGGAGCTGTTAGCAGAGCATGCTGGTGTGCCTGTCTGGAATGGCTTAACGGATCGGTGTCATCCTACTCAGGTGCTTGCAGATTTTCTTACCATCGAAGAGCAGCTTGGTAAATTAAAAGGGGTAAAGCTGGTTTATGTTGGAGATGGACGCAACAATGTGGCGAACAGCTTGCTTATTGGTTCTGCAAAAATGGGTCTTCATTTTACCATCGCCTCACCGTCATCCTTATTCCCAGAGCAAGCGTTAGTTGAATATGCTCAGGAAGTGGCAAGAGAGAATCAAGGAAGCATCATCATTACAGATGATGTAAAGAAAGCAGTGCATGGAGCGGACGCTATCTATACAGATGTATGGGTTTCCATGGGTGAAGAAGACCTTTTTGCCGAGAGAATACAGCTTCTCCAGCCATATCAGGTGAATGGTGAATTGATGGAAGCCACAGCGAATCCCTATACGATTTTTCTCCATTGTCTTCCTGCATTTCATGACTTAAATACAGATGTGGGGAAAAAAATCTTTGACCAATTTGGCTTAACAGAAATGGAAGTGACCGATGAAGTATTTCGGAGTAAGCATTCTGTTGTTTTTGATGAAGCAGAAAACCGTATGCATACAATCAAGGCAGTGATGGCATTAACGCTCGGACGTTAA
- the tadA gene encoding tRNA adenosine(34) deaminase TadA, whose product MEVYRIIPYTDEQWMRLAIQEAMKAEELGEVPIGAILVKDQQVIGRGYNRREIDKDALAHAEIMAISDASRTLGGWRLPDTTLYVTLEPCPMCAGAILQARIPRVVYGTGDPKAGCAGTLYNLLQDERFNHQVQVTSNVLQQECTQLLKNFFRKLRASKR is encoded by the coding sequence TTGGAGGTGTATCGAATCATTCCGTATACTGATGAGCAATGGATGCGTCTAGCCATTCAAGAAGCAATGAAAGCAGAAGAGCTTGGAGAAGTACCGATCGGTGCGATCCTTGTCAAGGATCAGCAGGTAATTGGGCGTGGATATAATCGTCGAGAGATCGACAAGGATGCTTTGGCCCATGCAGAAATCATGGCCATTTCCGATGCAAGTCGTACATTAGGAGGCTGGCGGCTACCAGATACCACCCTTTATGTTACCCTTGAACCATGTCCGATGTGTGCAGGAGCAATATTGCAGGCGCGCATTCCTCGTGTTGTTTATGGAACTGGAGACCCCAAGGCAGGGTGCGCAGGTACGCTTTACAACTTGTTACAAGATGAGCGCTTTAATCATCAGGTTCAAGTTACTTCTAATGTCTTACAGCAAGAATGTACCCAACTCTTAAAGAATTTCTTCCGTAAGCTACGTGCTAGTAAACGTTGA